A region from the Bradyrhizobium erythrophlei genome encodes:
- a CDS encoding tetratricopeptide repeat protein: MTPSTPAARYPDAVTAGSVVARQLRAGLEYLSAGNIDEAIEAFQRGLAASSGDASTETLSELHSKLGNACMLRGDLGLAAENYKAALRLAPHLTFCWCNLGNAYLKSGMPAEAVTLYLQALTLNPGHWPSRTNLVQALMATQQHLLAKLLLEELVEERPQDASMHHQLGKLYFEVNELESALQCFARAIALNPLDSESIYWTGSIQQKMGEIDAAEAAYAQAAKIYPLIRRPATKLPAEFRIVTLFAPFAGNLPTDYLLKDTAYDIATLAVFASREYHTEALERDVQVVVNLISDADQADALLPLAADVADRFGKPTVNDPRKIQRTTRDAVAAALQGIPGCLVPKVLRQKAGTDLAAATLLAALAPASTVLVRPAGTHGGDDLEKLEGPEALAAALAQRTDTDRYFIEYIDYRSVDGYFRKYRFIFVNGEILPYHLAIADHWKVHHDSTDMADHPWMQREEEAFLNDPASVFGPSHYQVLREIRERVGLDYFGVDCALDRSGNLVMFEANASMLVHDQNEKFFYKAPFVHRIKSAFDDMLRKFAAAGISREDGAAIVTTVG; the protein is encoded by the coding sequence ATGACCCCATCGACGCCAGCCGCCCGGTACCCGGACGCAGTCACTGCCGGCTCGGTCGTCGCACGGCAGCTGCGCGCGGGCCTTGAATATCTTTCCGCCGGCAATATCGACGAAGCCATCGAGGCGTTTCAACGTGGTCTCGCCGCCTCCTCCGGGGACGCATCCACCGAGACTCTTTCGGAACTGCATTCGAAGCTCGGCAACGCCTGCATGCTTCGCGGCGATCTCGGGCTGGCCGCCGAAAACTACAAGGCCGCGCTGCGGCTGGCTCCGCATCTGACCTTCTGCTGGTGCAATCTCGGCAATGCCTATCTGAAGTCGGGAATGCCCGCGGAGGCCGTCACCCTCTATCTTCAGGCACTGACACTCAATCCCGGCCACTGGCCCTCGCGCACCAACCTGGTCCAGGCCCTGATGGCCACGCAGCAACACCTTCTGGCGAAGCTGCTGCTGGAAGAACTGGTCGAGGAGCGGCCGCAAGACGCCTCGATGCACCATCAGCTCGGCAAGCTTTACTTCGAGGTGAACGAGCTCGAATCCGCGCTGCAATGCTTCGCGCGGGCGATCGCCCTCAACCCGCTCGATTCCGAAAGCATCTACTGGACCGGCAGCATCCAGCAGAAGATGGGCGAAATCGACGCCGCTGAAGCGGCTTACGCGCAGGCGGCGAAAATATATCCCTTGATAAGGCGGCCGGCGACAAAATTGCCGGCCGAGTTTCGCATTGTGACGTTGTTCGCTCCCTTCGCCGGTAACTTGCCGACCGACTATCTGTTGAAGGATACGGCCTACGACATCGCTACGCTCGCGGTATTTGCGTCGCGCGAGTACCATACCGAAGCTCTGGAACGGGATGTGCAGGTCGTCGTCAATCTGATTTCCGACGCCGACCAGGCGGATGCCTTGCTGCCGCTGGCCGCCGACGTCGCCGATCGGTTCGGCAAGCCGACCGTCAACGATCCGCGCAAGATCCAGCGCACGACGCGGGACGCGGTCGCGGCCGCGCTTCAGGGAATACCGGGGTGCCTGGTTCCGAAGGTCTTGCGGCAGAAAGCCGGAACCGACCTTGCCGCAGCGACCCTGCTAGCTGCGCTTGCACCTGCATCCACCGTTCTGGTGCGGCCGGCGGGAACCCATGGCGGCGACGATCTCGAAAAGCTCGAAGGCCCGGAGGCGCTGGCGGCCGCTCTTGCGCAACGAACGGACACGGATCGCTATTTCATTGAATATATCGACTATCGCTCGGTCGACGGTTATTTCCGCAAATACCGCTTTATCTTCGTGAACGGCGAGATTCTGCCCTATCACCTCGCGATCGCGGACCACTGGAAGGTGCACCACGACAGCACCGACATGGCCGATCATCCATGGATGCAGCGGGAAGAGGAAGCCTTCCTCAACGATCCCGCCAGTGTGTTCGGCCCCTCCCACTATCAGGTGCTGCGGGAAATCCGAGAGCGTGTCGGCCTTGATTATTTCGGCGTCGATTGTGCGCTGGACCGGTCGGGAAATCTCGTGATGTTCGAGGCCAATGCCTCGATGCTGGTCCACGATCAGAATGAGAAGTTCTTTTACAAGGCTCCGTTCGTCCACCGCATCAAATCGGCATTTGATGATATGTTGCGGAAGTTCGCGGCCGCAGGAATTTCTCGGGAAGA
- a CDS encoding NEW3 domain-containing protein translates to MVYQRASSEAGATPPKLNLRNLVALQHNALAPVNVALAKELPAKLTVTSKLPSRRGSPKSNFEYTLNIKNDSGRNLVASFAAEAPSNFETSFTEAYGSQELSSIPIDAGQSKDIKLKVRPPSTIDAGHFPVRVTVNAEDASAKVDLALDVVGQPQLQVSGRDGLLSARAVAAQQSSIPIVVTNTGTTPAENVKLSASAPTGWKVTFEPATIDRLVPGKDAEVQALVTPGDKSLAGDYMTAVSATSHGENASGQFRITVSTSTVWGMVGAGVIGVALLLMLGTVARFGRR, encoded by the coding sequence ATGGTGTACCAACGCGCCAGCAGCGAGGCGGGCGCCACGCCGCCCAAATTAAATTTAAGAAATCTTGTTGCTCTGCAGCACAACGCGCTTGCGCCGGTAAACGTGGCGCTCGCCAAGGAGTTGCCGGCAAAACTTACAGTGACGTCGAAACTTCCGTCGCGTCGTGGCAGCCCGAAATCGAACTTCGAGTATACGTTGAACATCAAGAACGACAGCGGCCGCAATTTGGTCGCGAGCTTTGCCGCCGAAGCGCCATCGAATTTCGAAACCTCGTTCACCGAAGCCTATGGCAGCCAGGAGCTGTCTTCGATTCCGATCGACGCCGGCCAGTCTAAGGACATCAAGTTAAAAGTCCGTCCACCGAGCACCATCGACGCCGGGCATTTCCCGGTGCGGGTGACGGTCAACGCGGAGGATGCTTCGGCCAAGGTTGATCTTGCCCTCGACGTCGTGGGGCAGCCGCAGCTCCAGGTGTCGGGACGCGACGGGCTGTTGAGCGCGCGCGCCGTGGCGGCGCAGCAAAGCTCGATTCCAATCGTCGTCACCAACACCGGCACCACGCCGGCCGAAAACGTCAAGCTCTCGGCGAGCGCCCCGACCGGCTGGAAAGTGACCTTCGAGCCGGCCACCATCGACCGGCTGGTCCCGGGCAAGGACGCCGAGGTGCAGGCGCTGGTCACGCCCGGCGACAAGTCGCTGGCAGGCGACTACATGACCGCGGTCAGCGCGACGTCGCACGGGGAAAACGCCTCGGGCCAGTTTCGCATCACCGTGTCGACCTCGACGGTATGGGGCATGGTCGGCGCCGGGGTCATCGGAGTTGCGCTGCTTCTGATGCTCGGTACGGTCGCGAGGTTCGGACGACGATGA
- a CDS encoding alpha/beta fold hydrolase, whose protein sequence is MKRGIAVLACVCALAGTVYFGISKWGIRHETLNWFDEARQRPVSVDLAVRRDYEMKADDGYWKLPVAIFSNGNTVKNTEYSFLANVFAARGYLVASIQQDLPTDPPLMTKVGMPYVGRRGVYEKGEANILFVLEQLKKLQPNADYDHLTLVGHSNGGDTAMYFAKEHPELVSKVVTLDNLRVPFVLRDKMKILSFRSKDPNFQTDPGVLPTPQQAKADGIDIIHTEFQHTWLSDRGPDSAKERIQATLDQFLGNGSASELAPADTNNLIVSNAGAPLP, encoded by the coding sequence ATGAAGCGAGGAATCGCGGTTTTGGCGTGCGTCTGTGCCCTCGCTGGTACCGTCTATTTTGGCATCAGCAAGTGGGGCATCCGGCACGAGACGCTGAACTGGTTCGACGAGGCGCGGCAGCGGCCCGTCTCCGTCGATCTCGCCGTGCGCCGCGATTACGAGATGAAAGCCGACGACGGCTACTGGAAGCTGCCGGTCGCCATCTTCAGCAACGGCAACACCGTCAAGAACACCGAGTATTCGTTCCTGGCCAATGTCTTCGCGGCCAGGGGATACCTGGTTGCCAGCATCCAGCAGGATCTGCCGACTGACCCGCCCTTGATGACCAAGGTCGGCATGCCCTATGTGGGCCGCCGCGGCGTCTATGAAAAAGGCGAAGCCAACATTCTGTTTGTGCTCGAGCAATTGAAGAAGTTGCAGCCGAATGCCGACTACGACCACCTGACGCTGGTCGGACACTCGAACGGTGGCGACACCGCGATGTATTTCGCCAAGGAACACCCGGAGTTGGTGTCGAAAGTCGTCACGCTGGATAATCTGCGCGTGCCCTTCGTGCTCCGCGACAAGATGAAGATCCTTTCGTTCCGCTCGAAGGATCCGAACTTCCAGACCGATCCCGGCGTGCTGCCGACGCCGCAGCAGGCCAAGGCCGACGGCATCGATATCATCCACACCGAGTTTCAGCACACCTGGCTCAGCGACCGCGGCCCCGATTCCGCGAAAGAGAGGATCCAGGCGACACTCGACCAGTTTCTCGGCAACGGCAGTGCCAGCGAACTGGCGCCGGCCGACACCAATAATTTGATCGTCAGCAATGCCGGCGCGCCGCTCCCTTGA
- a CDS encoding AraC family transcriptional regulator, with translation MTETCARIVEFSTDFLPEEDRIAYWREHYGHVMLRVDLEPAKDVTFQACMTSLSLPGLQLIEGSASPARISRTGQYLADGNDDAVLAINQTGIASVWSGGREQILREQEAILLLGNEPTSFQRTCPGRSFTLRVPRALLRSIVADADDAAMRVIPRNRAALGLLSRYAGWLLRVGTSLDPELLNLSVRHIQDVLALTLGAANDFKEVARTRGLRAARLKLAKAYIIEQSHRRQISVGGVAAHLCVTPRYLQRLFEEDGTTFSEFLVTQRLAQAHRRLCEHESIHAAISTIAYDVGFGDLSYFNRRFRRLYGLTPREVRGDGMINRS, from the coding sequence ATGACAGAAACATGCGCCCGCATTGTGGAATTCTCGACTGATTTCCTGCCCGAAGAGGATCGGATCGCGTATTGGCGCGAGCATTATGGACACGTCATGCTCCGCGTCGATCTCGAGCCGGCCAAGGACGTCACCTTCCAGGCTTGCATGACGTCGCTGTCGCTTCCCGGATTACAGTTGATCGAAGGCTCGGCGTCGCCGGCAAGGATTTCCCGCACCGGACAATATCTGGCCGACGGCAACGACGATGCCGTGCTCGCCATCAACCAGACGGGGATCGCTTCGGTCTGGTCAGGCGGTCGCGAGCAGATTCTCCGCGAGCAGGAAGCTATCCTGTTGCTGGGCAACGAGCCCACGTCGTTCCAGCGGACCTGTCCGGGACGCTCCTTCACCCTGCGGGTGCCGCGGGCACTGCTCCGGTCGATCGTCGCGGATGCTGACGATGCCGCCATGCGCGTGATACCGCGAAACCGCGCCGCGCTCGGGCTGCTGTCGCGCTACGCCGGCTGGTTGCTCAGGGTTGGTACATCGCTGGACCCTGAGCTCCTGAACCTTTCGGTGCGGCATATCCAGGACGTGCTGGCGCTGACGCTCGGCGCGGCCAACGATTTCAAGGAAGTCGCGCGGACCCGCGGCTTGCGGGCGGCCCGATTGAAGCTGGCGAAGGCCTATATTATCGAGCAAAGCCATCGGCGCCAGATTTCGGTCGGCGGCGTTGCCGCGCATCTGTGCGTGACGCCGCGCTACCTGCAGCGTCTGTTCGAGGAGGACGGCACCACCTTCTCGGAATTCCTGGTCACGCAGCGTCTTGCGCAGGCTCACCGGCGGCTTTGCGAGCACGAATCGATTCATGCCGCGATCAGCACCATCGCCTACGACGTTGGCTTTGGCGACCTGTCCTACTTCAACCGCCGCTTTCGCCGTCTGTACGGCCTGACGCCGCGCGAGGTGAGGGGCGACGGTATGATCAATCGATCGTGA
- a CDS encoding GFA family protein yields MSLTGKCFCGAVELEVTGAPEAMGYCHCGSCRSWSGGPVNAFSLWKPEAVRITAGAENVAMFQKTKTSQRQYCGKCGGHLMTNHPTFGLVDVFAATIPGLAFAPGVHVNYAETVLPMPDGLPKLKDFPGELGGSGEMVAE; encoded by the coding sequence ATGAGCCTCACAGGAAAATGCTTTTGCGGCGCGGTCGAACTCGAAGTCACCGGCGCTCCGGAGGCGATGGGCTATTGCCATTGCGGTTCCTGCCGTTCGTGGTCCGGCGGCCCGGTGAACGCCTTCAGTCTTTGGAAGCCCGAGGCGGTGCGGATCACGGCCGGCGCCGAAAACGTCGCGATGTTCCAGAAAACCAAAACGAGCCAGCGGCAATATTGCGGCAAATGCGGCGGGCATCTCATGACCAATCACCCGACATTCGGCCTGGTCGACGTGTTTGCCGCCACCATCCCCGGCCTTGCCTTTGCGCCGGGGGTGCACGTCAACTACGCCGAAACCGTGCTGCCGATGCCGGACGGCCTGCCCAAACTGAAGGACTTTCCAGGGGAACTCGGCGGATCCGGTGAAATGGTTGCTGAATAG
- a CDS encoding GNAT family N-acetyltransferase produces the protein MFIIPWSEGAAANGASRLHIRTATERDVDGLAEHFSRLSCPSRYNRFMGAVSNFSRIAFDCLVQNRRADRFTLIAEVQHEAREAVIGEASYAVESRTGLGEFAISVCDRWQHRGLGSALLSALQWRAISLGYFGLYGETLKTNDQMKALARKAGFVAARSDDWRAVRFHKQLLDRPRDVTGARRTAPSLWWPRELTNTE, from the coding sequence ATGTTCATCATTCCATGGTCGGAGGGTGCTGCCGCGAACGGGGCGAGCCGGCTTCATATTCGCACCGCGACCGAGCGGGACGTCGACGGATTGGCGGAGCATTTCAGCAGGCTGTCCTGTCCGTCGCGGTACAACCGCTTCATGGGAGCGGTCAGTAATTTTTCTAGGATCGCCTTCGACTGCCTGGTGCAGAACCGAAGGGCGGATCGTTTCACGCTGATTGCGGAAGTGCAGCATGAGGCGCGCGAGGCTGTGATCGGGGAGGCCAGCTACGCGGTCGAAAGCCGAACCGGGCTCGGCGAGTTCGCGATCTCGGTGTGTGACCGCTGGCAACACCGGGGCCTTGGCTCCGCGCTGTTGTCGGCGTTGCAATGGCGCGCCATCAGCCTGGGATATTTCGGCCTGTACGGCGAAACGTTGAAGACGAACGATCAGATGAAGGCGCTGGCCCGGAAAGCCGGCTTCGTGGCCGCGCGATCGGACGATTGGCGGGCGGTAAGGTTCCACAAGCAGCTGCTCGATCGGCCGCGCGACGTGACCGGGGCAAGGCGAACGGCGCCGTCGCTGTGGTGGCCGCGGGAACTAACAAACACCGAATAG
- a CDS encoding DUF1236 domain-containing protein codes for MNMKLLVTAAVAAALSFPLAAQAQDGPAVGAATGAVTGAIVGAGVGAVAGGIADDTWPRFRSYVEERHVPSYRYEHEVRVGEDLPPAGATYYEVPREYGVTRYRYTVVNDRTVLVDPSTHRIVQVID; via the coding sequence ATGAATATGAAGTTGCTCGTGACCGCCGCGGTCGCCGCAGCGCTTTCGTTTCCGCTCGCGGCACAGGCACAAGACGGCCCAGCGGTCGGCGCCGCCACCGGTGCGGTGACAGGCGCGATCGTCGGCGCGGGCGTCGGTGCGGTGGCTGGCGGCATCGCCGACGATACATGGCCGCGCTTCCGCAGCTATGTCGAGGAGCGCCATGTTCCCTCCTATCGCTACGAGCACGAGGTTCGCGTCGGTGAGGATCTGCCGCCGGCCGGCGCCACCTATTACGAGGTGCCGCGCGAATACGGCGTGACCAGATATCGCTACACGGTCGTCAATGATCGTACCGTGCTGGTCGATCCTTCGACGCATCGGATCGTCCAGGTGATCGACTAA
- a CDS encoding phasin, whose protein sequence is MTEPKLEVPAELRDLAEKTVDQAEKAFGMFFDAANKSIASIPAPGTEMAKQALSLTEQNLKAAFEHARKLVHATDLQEAMRIQSDFLKSQFTNAGEHMRQITGGMMTTAKDATKGKF, encoded by the coding sequence ATGACCGAACCGAAACTGGAAGTGCCCGCCGAATTGCGCGATCTGGCCGAAAAAACCGTCGACCAGGCGGAAAAGGCGTTCGGAATGTTCTTCGACGCGGCGAACAAGTCGATCGCGTCCATTCCGGCCCCGGGGACGGAGATGGCCAAGCAGGCCCTGTCGCTCACCGAGCAGAACCTGAAGGCCGCATTCGAGCACGCCCGAAAGCTGGTTCACGCGACCGATCTCCAGGAAGCCATGCGCATCCAGTCGGATTTCCTGAAAAGCCAGTTCACCAACGCCGGCGAACATATGCGCCAGATCACCGGTGGCATGATGACCACCGCAAAGGATGCGACCAAGGGAAAATTCTAG
- a CDS encoding helix-turn-helix domain-containing protein, which translates to MTQIALKCGFQNPGHFARDFRLAFGELPSEILRKIGRPCQTLKCDRSAR; encoded by the coding sequence GTGACCCAGATTGCGCTCAAATGCGGCTTCCAGAATCCCGGCCATTTCGCCCGGGACTTCCGGCTCGCGTTCGGCGAGCTGCCGTCCGAAATCCTGAGAAAAATTGGCCGGCCGTGCCAAACCCTGAAGTGCGACCGCTCGGCGCGGTGA
- a CDS encoding GlxA family transcriptional regulator: MPSKSAKPRRPHLPEKASVRRVAIVAFPGVTLLDISGPAQVFAELQEIELPSASYSLSYLSTSGGLVQTDVGMMIDTAPISSVRPNQIDTLVIPGGPGIWELRKDPALMKWIGEALPKARRVASVCLGAFVLAWSGILDGKRAATHWRYCPRLADAFPSVRVEPNAIFVKDGRVWSSAGVSAGIDLALAMIEEDFGHTTALDIARRLVVFLKRPGGQSQFSTVLAAQASDVEGRFSALHAWIIENITGDLKVEALAAKAGMSPRTFARAYASRTGMTPASGVEALRVETARLLLESSDMSGVVEVARRAGFGDDERMRRAFMRHLGISPSEYRNRFAG, encoded by the coding sequence ATGCCCTCGAAATCTGCCAAACCCCGGCGGCCCCATCTGCCCGAAAAAGCCTCCGTGAGGCGCGTGGCGATCGTCGCCTTTCCTGGCGTGACGCTGCTCGATATCTCCGGTCCGGCGCAGGTTTTCGCGGAGTTGCAGGAGATCGAACTGCCGAGCGCGAGCTACTCGCTGTCTTACCTCTCGACCTCGGGCGGCCTCGTGCAGACCGATGTCGGGATGATGATCGATACCGCGCCGATTTCAAGCGTCCGGCCGAACCAGATCGATACTCTCGTTATTCCGGGCGGCCCTGGCATATGGGAGCTGCGCAAGGACCCGGCCTTGATGAAATGGATTGGCGAGGCCCTGCCGAAGGCGCGGCGGGTTGCGTCGGTGTGCCTCGGCGCGTTCGTGCTGGCCTGGAGCGGAATACTCGACGGCAAGCGCGCCGCGACGCATTGGCGGTATTGTCCGAGACTGGCGGATGCCTTTCCCTCCGTTCGCGTCGAGCCGAATGCGATTTTCGTCAAGGACGGGCGGGTATGGTCGTCGGCCGGCGTCAGCGCCGGCATCGACCTCGCGCTCGCCATGATCGAAGAGGATTTCGGGCATACCACCGCGCTCGACATTGCGCGGCGGCTGGTGGTGTTTCTCAAGCGGCCCGGCGGCCAAAGCCAGTTCTCGACCGTGCTGGCGGCGCAGGCCTCCGACGTCGAGGGACGCTTCAGCGCGCTGCACGCCTGGATCATCGAGAACATCACCGGGGACCTCAAGGTCGAAGCGCTGGCCGCGAAGGCCGGCATGAGTCCGCGGACCTTTGCGCGCGCCTATGCCAGCCGCACCGGAATGACGCCGGCCTCGGGCGTGGAGGCGCTGCGGGTGGAGACGGCGCGGCTGTTGCTTGAAAGCAGCGATATGAGCGGCGTGGTCGAGGTGGCGCGGCGGGCTGGATTCGGCGACGACGAACGGATGCGGCGGGCGTTCATGCGCCACCTCGGAATATCGCCTTCGGAATACCGAAACCGCTTTGCGGGCTGA
- a CDS encoding MFS transporter, with protein sequence MTITEQRTGLAPAVRSPDRAYLAWTAVAIAYAIAFLQRVSPQSITANFMADFSTDAAGVAMLASSYFWGYTLMQIPAGLLVDRYGVKRVVLFSMAASSLGSAAFALAPNLLDVFAARLVVACGDALVFTALLKLVALSFKDERFGIMSGISQVSGYVGGVMATTPLAAAVSGFGWRACFVFIACVGLANLAFASLVLKRDPAAHSGKTLRGVLAASGKSLSHLANWGCAMSFASHFAVVTTLSGVWGIPMVAHFFNISPSAASTPLLTFMVGNALGSIFLGHMADRAAALDTALIRICLLRMLLIAMLLPPVAHALGFVYVTVVFAVLGLVAGGTVPLVLKCTKRLYTAELIGVGASVNTTAAGIFAGASQPVIGLAMVGASRLSGSGAEHGAASISDAGFATLIGILLVMSLPGIAGPWLMKSKLIVRK encoded by the coding sequence ATGACGATAACGGAACAGCGCACCGGGCTTGCGCCCGCCGTCCGCTCGCCGGATCGCGCTTATCTCGCCTGGACTGCGGTCGCCATTGCCTATGCGATCGCGTTCCTGCAGCGGGTCTCGCCGCAGTCGATCACCGCGAATTTCATGGCGGACTTCTCCACCGACGCCGCCGGTGTTGCGATGCTGGCCTCGAGCTATTTCTGGGGCTACACGCTGATGCAGATTCCGGCGGGCCTTCTGGTTGACCGCTACGGCGTCAAGCGCGTGGTGCTGTTCAGCATGGCGGCGTCGTCGCTGGGAAGTGCGGCGTTTGCGCTGGCGCCAAATCTGCTCGACGTCTTTGCCGCCAGGCTCGTCGTTGCCTGCGGCGATGCGCTGGTGTTCACCGCCCTGTTGAAACTCGTCGCGCTGAGCTTCAAGGACGAACGGTTCGGCATCATGTCGGGCATCTCGCAGGTATCGGGCTATGTCGGCGGCGTGATGGCGACGACACCGCTGGCCGCCGCGGTAAGCGGATTCGGCTGGCGCGCCTGCTTCGTCTTCATCGCCTGCGTCGGCCTCGCCAACCTTGCCTTCGCCTCGCTGGTCCTCAAGCGGGATCCGGCCGCGCACTCTGGCAAGACGTTGCGCGGCGTTCTTGCCGCCAGCGGAAAATCGCTCTCGCATTTGGCGAACTGGGGATGCGCGATGAGCTTTGCGTCCCACTTCGCGGTGGTAACGACGCTGTCGGGCGTCTGGGGAATTCCGATGGTGGCGCATTTCTTCAACATCTCGCCGTCGGCGGCGAGCACCCCGTTGCTCACCTTCATGGTCGGCAACGCGCTCGGCTCGATCTTCCTCGGCCATATGGCGGACCGGGCGGCGGCGCTCGATACCGCGCTGATCCGCATCTGCCTGTTGCGGATGCTGCTGATCGCGATGCTGCTGCCGCCGGTAGCCCACGCGCTGGGCTTCGTCTATGTCACGGTCGTGTTCGCAGTGCTCGGACTTGTCGCCGGCGGCACCGTGCCGCTGGTGCTGAAATGCACCAAGCGGCTTTACACCGCCGAGCTGATCGGCGTCGGCGCGTCGGTCAACACCACCGCAGCCGGAATCTTCGCCGGCGCCTCGCAACCCGTGATCGGGCTCGCCATGGTCGGCGCCAGCCGGCTTTCCGGCAGCGGCGCCGAGCACGGTGCTGCCTCGATCAGCGATGCGGGCTTTGCGACCCTTATCGGAATTCTGCTCGTGATGTCGCTGCCGGGCATTGCCGGCCCGTGGTTGATGAAGAGCAAATTGATAGTCCGTAAGTAG